In the genome of Rhizobium rhizogenes, one region contains:
- a CDS encoding ATP-binding protein, with translation MNNSEIHKASRADENERRSDQQPANRMLGRVIACDGAHATIAAETEPGSTDIAQLWSVGRLISIEMGTSRVAALVFAMRTDERYWSSDRANRLLIDVELVGEVYRTEDGSERFSSGISRYPYLGAVAHRIRTSDLARIYDSGKRDSCIIGKLTQDETIGASISIPQMLSKHFAVVGSTGVGKTTAVSLLLHKAIETDPKLRVLILDPHNEFAAAFPDHSVVIDTDTLDLPFWLMRLEEFTEVIFRGRKPVPEEMDVLREVIPEAKKAFRGTEGSAVRRTSDKSAITPDTPIPYRMADLLAFIDERIGRLEGRGEKPALRSLKGRILSAINDPRYNFMFSSNTISDTILETVAHIFRIPGEGRPISVFQLSGIPSEVVNSVVSVLCRMSFELAVLARGSLHMLVVCEEAHRYVPADPERGFFPTRQSIAQIAKEGRKYGISLGVISQRPSELDQTILSQCSTVFAMRLSNEIDQKIILSAVPNASASTTSFLSSIGNGEAIAFGEAVGVPMRMRFDRVPMSKLPKASGTVSHAPHETPDTVDLNNIVTRMRAAARPVITGFQQSVEAAFSDQQEPLPPHGKADDIDSWKRELGPTTEGGYEPYRPDMLPGRTPPAPQNPARTDSASGAVNELRKAGFQMQAQSGPPADTRPSLRESLLKKPLGSLYRKD, from the coding sequence TGGCCGTGTCATCGCCTGCGACGGTGCCCATGCGACAATCGCCGCTGAAACGGAACCGGGTTCCACCGATATTGCGCAGCTCTGGTCCGTCGGACGCCTGATCTCCATCGAAATGGGAACGAGCCGTGTTGCGGCACTGGTCTTCGCCATGCGCACCGATGAAAGATACTGGTCGTCGGACAGGGCGAACAGGCTGTTGATCGACGTGGAACTGGTGGGAGAAGTCTACCGTACCGAAGACGGCAGCGAGCGCTTCTCCTCCGGCATTTCCCGTTACCCCTATCTTGGTGCGGTAGCGCATCGCATCCGCACCAGTGACCTCGCCAGGATTTACGACAGCGGCAAGCGCGACAGCTGCATCATCGGCAAGCTGACGCAGGACGAGACGATCGGTGCCTCCATCAGCATTCCCCAGATGCTTTCGAAACACTTCGCGGTCGTGGGTTCGACAGGCGTGGGCAAGACCACCGCGGTGTCCCTGCTGCTGCACAAGGCGATCGAGACAGACCCGAAACTGCGCGTTCTCATTCTCGATCCGCATAACGAATTCGCCGCCGCTTTTCCGGATCATTCTGTCGTCATCGATACCGATACGCTCGACCTTCCTTTTTGGCTGATGCGCCTTGAGGAATTTACGGAGGTGATCTTCCGTGGCCGCAAACCCGTGCCGGAAGAGATGGACGTTCTGCGCGAAGTCATCCCGGAGGCGAAAAAGGCATTTCGCGGTACCGAAGGCTCCGCCGTCCGCCGTACCTCCGACAAGAGCGCGATCACGCCGGACACGCCGATCCCCTACCGCATGGCCGATCTTCTGGCCTTCATCGACGAGCGCATCGGACGGCTGGAAGGGCGCGGCGAAAAGCCGGCGCTGCGTTCGCTGAAAGGCCGCATCCTCTCGGCCATCAACGACCCCCGCTATAATTTCATGTTCTCCAGCAATACGATCAGCGACACCATTCTGGAGACGGTGGCGCATATCTTCCGTATTCCCGGCGAAGGCAGGCCGATTTCAGTGTTCCAGCTGTCGGGCATCCCCTCCGAAGTCGTCAATTCGGTGGTCTCCGTCCTCTGCCGTATGTCCTTCGAGCTTGCCGTTCTCGCACGCGGATCGCTGCACATGCTGGTCGTCTGCGAAGAAGCCCACCGCTATGTTCCCGCCGACCCCGAACGCGGCTTTTTCCCCACCCGGCAATCCATCGCCCAGATTGCCAAGGAAGGCCGCAAATACGGCATTTCGCTCGGCGTCATCAGCCAGCGACCGAGCGAACTGGACCAGACCATCCTGTCGCAGTGCTCGACCGTTTTTGCCATGCGGCTCTCGAACGAGATCGACCAGAAGATCATCCTGTCTGCCGTTCCGAACGCCTCGGCTTCGACCACCAGCTTTTTGTCGTCCATCGGCAATGGTGAGGCCATCGCCTTCGGCGAGGCTGTCGGTGTGCCGATGCGCATGCGCTTCGACCGGGTGCCTATGAGCAAATTGCCGAAGGCGAGCGGTACGGTCAGCCACGCCCCCCACGAGACGCCGGATACCGTCGACCTGAACAACATCGTCACCCGCATGCGCGCCGCAGCCAGGCCGGTCATCACCGGCTTCCAGCAAAGCGTCGAGGCGGCCTTCTCCGATCAGCAGGAGCCGCTGCCGCCCCACGGGAAGGCCGACGATATCGACAGCTGGAAGCGTGAACTGGGTCCGACGACGGAAGGGGGATACGAGCCCTATCGCCCCGACATGCTGCCCGGCCGCACGCCGCCAGCGCCGCAAAATCCGGCGAGGACGGACAGCGCCTCGGGAGCCGTCAACGAATTGCGCAAGGCCGGCTTCCAGATGCAGGCGCAAAGCGGCCCGCCCGCCGATACACGCCCTTCGCTGCGCGAAAGCCTGCTGAAAAAACCGCTCGGCAGTCTTTACCGCAAGGATTGA
- the miaA gene encoding tRNA (adenosine(37)-N6)-dimethylallyltransferase MiaA, translating to MMKNLDENFDAILITGPTASGKSALALRLARERNGVVINADSMQVYDTLRVLTARPSEEEMGGVPHLLYGHVPASNLYSTGEWLRDISALLSDLRGQGRFPVIVGGTGLYFKALTGGLSDMPAIPDAIREGFRARLVAEGAATLHAALSHRDPATAEMLQPGDGQRIVRALEVLEATGKSIRDFQQARGPVIVDPDRAQKFVVLPERPVLHERINRRFEAMMDSGAVAEVEALLALRLAPDATAMKAIGVAQIADMLAGRMGEAEVIEKSAAATRQYAKRQMTWFRNQMGEDWTRIQP from the coding sequence ATGATGAAAAACCTTGATGAGAATTTTGATGCGATCCTGATAACCGGCCCGACGGCAAGCGGCAAGTCCGCGCTTGCGCTTCGTCTGGCGCGGGAGCGTAACGGTGTTGTCATCAATGCCGACAGCATGCAGGTTTACGATACGCTGCGGGTGCTGACCGCCCGGCCTTCGGAAGAGGAAATGGGGGGGGTGCCGCATCTTCTCTACGGCCATGTGCCGGCGAGCAATCTCTATTCGACGGGAGAATGGCTGCGGGATATCTCCGCCCTGCTTTCCGATCTGCGCGGGCAGGGGCGTTTTCCTGTCATCGTCGGTGGCACGGGGCTTTATTTCAAGGCACTGACGGGTGGCCTCTCCGACATGCCCGCAATTCCCGATGCCATCCGCGAGGGCTTTCGCGCCCGACTGGTCGCGGAAGGGGCGGCGACACTTCACGCCGCATTATCCCACCGCGACCCGGCCACGGCGGAAATGCTCCAGCCGGGAGACGGGCAGCGCATCGTCCGGGCGCTGGAAGTGCTCGAGGCTACCGGAAAATCGATCCGGGATTTCCAGCAGGCCCGAGGCCCGGTGATTGTCGATCCCGACCGCGCACAAAAATTCGTCGTCCTGCCGGAAAGGCCGGTGCTTCATGAGCGCATCAACCGGCGTTTCGAGGCCATGATGGACAGCGGCGCGGTGGCGGAGGTGGAGGCGCTTCTCGCGCTCAGGCTTGCGCCCGACGCAACGGCGATGAAGGCGATTGGCGTTGCCCAGATCGCCGATATGCTGGCCGGACGCATGGGTGAGGCCGAGGTGATCGAAAAATCGGCCGCCGCAACCCGCCAATATGCCAAACGGCAGATGACCTGGTTCCGCAACCAGATGGGAGAAGACTGGACCCGCATCCAGCCCTGA
- the serB gene encoding phosphoserine phosphatase SerB → MALVATLIANPSNPVLTPALGEAAAKAVNASGLYWLADGIACDIALPSGTSAEEARNAIAGALTGQPIDIVIQEQDQRRKKLLIADMDSTMIGQECIDELAAEVGLKDKVSAITARAMNGEIAFEPALRERVALLKGLPVSVIDDVIEKRITLTPGGRELIATMKAKGYYTALVSGGFTVFTGRVAAMLGFDENRANLLGEANGELDGTVAEPILGKQAKVDALNDIAAKLGISPEEAMAVGDGANDLGMLHLAGAGVALHAKPAVAAEAQMRIDHGDLTALLYIQGYRKTDFVTP, encoded by the coding sequence ATGGCTCTCGTTGCCACGCTTATCGCCAATCCGTCAAATCCTGTTCTGACACCGGCCCTCGGCGAAGCGGCCGCGAAGGCCGTCAATGCATCGGGCCTTTACTGGCTGGCGGATGGCATCGCCTGCGATATCGCTTTGCCTTCCGGCACCAGTGCTGAAGAGGCCCGCAACGCGATTGCCGGCGCGCTGACTGGCCAGCCGATCGATATCGTCATCCAGGAGCAGGACCAGCGCCGCAAGAAACTGCTGATCGCCGATATGGATTCGACCATGATCGGCCAGGAATGCATCGACGAGCTGGCCGCCGAAGTGGGTCTGAAGGACAAGGTCTCCGCTATTACCGCCCGCGCCATGAATGGCGAGATCGCCTTCGAACCGGCATTGCGCGAACGTGTGGCGCTGCTGAAAGGCCTTCCGGTTTCGGTCATCGACGACGTCATCGAAAAGCGCATCACCCTCACCCCCGGTGGCAGGGAGCTTATCGCCACCATGAAGGCGAAAGGCTATTACACCGCCCTCGTTTCCGGCGGCTTCACCGTCTTCACCGGCCGCGTCGCAGCGATGCTGGGTTTTGACGAGAACCGCGCCAATCTGCTCGGCGAAGCCAATGGCGAGCTTGACGGCACGGTGGCCGAACCCATCCTTGGCAAGCAGGCCAAGGTGGACGCGCTGAACGATATCGCCGCAAAGCTCGGCATCTCGCCGGAAGAGGCAATGGCGGTCGGCGATGGCGCCAACGATCTCGGTATGCTGCATCTGGCCGGCGCGGGTGTTGCCCTGCACGCCAAGCCGGCCGTGGCGGCCGAAGCACAGATGCGCATCGACCACGGTGATCTGACCGCGCTTCTTTACATTCAGGGCTATCGCAAGACGGATTTTGTCACTCCATGA
- a CDS encoding GNAT family N-acetyltransferase has product MIIRETPRLILREWKESDRDLFREINADEKVMEFFPFRRSHAEADAVLETINGMIRGSGYGFYAMELRETGEVMGFCGISPVMNLDPPFPLGTMEIGWRLATRFWGHGYVTEAAQSLLVMAFDEKETPEIVSFAVHNNQRSTAVMERIGLKRDPSRDFDHPRVPEETHPHLRPHVTYALTLEEWRTR; this is encoded by the coding sequence ATGATCATCCGCGAGACACCAAGACTCATTCTGCGCGAGTGGAAGGAGAGCGATCGTGACCTGTTCCGCGAAATCAACGCCGACGAAAAGGTCATGGAGTTTTTCCCCTTCCGCCGCAGCCATGCGGAAGCGGACGCCGTACTGGAAACCATCAACGGCATGATCCGTGGCAGCGGTTATGGCTTCTACGCCATGGAATTGCGCGAGACCGGCGAGGTTATGGGTTTTTGCGGCATATCGCCCGTCATGAACCTCGACCCGCCCTTCCCGCTCGGAACCATGGAGATCGGCTGGCGGCTCGCCACCCGCTTCTGGGGGCACGGCTATGTGACGGAAGCCGCGCAATCGCTGCTCGTCATGGCCTTCGATGAAAAGGAAACGCCGGAAATCGTCTCCTTCGCCGTCCATAACAACCAGCGTTCGACGGCGGTAATGGAGCGTATCGGCCTGAAGCGCGACCCCTCCCGCGATTTCGATCATCCGCGCGTACCGGAAGAAACGCACCCCCATCTGCGACCACACGTGACCTATGCGCTGACGCTGGAGGAATGGCGGACGCGGTAA
- a CDS encoding SDR family oxidoreductase, which produces MKSLENKVAIITGASSGIGRATAKLFAAQGAAVVINARGAAALEEVAAEIREAGGRVHTVAGDAGVAETHDRLTDAAESVFGGLDIAVNNAGAVGVMKPLAEISPEEWEHVFNVNLTSAFLGARCQIPPMLTRGGGSIVFTSSFVGTSVGIPGMTAYGAAKAALMGLVKGVTADYAVRGIRANALLPGGVDTPAAGDAAQKEWAAGLHAMKRIAEPEEIAQAALFLASPMASFVAGSALFADGGNAAVK; this is translated from the coding sequence ATGAAATCGCTCGAAAACAAGGTTGCCATCATCACCGGCGCGTCATCCGGCATCGGCCGGGCGACGGCAAAGCTGTTCGCCGCTCAAGGGGCAGCTGTCGTTATCAATGCGCGGGGTGCTGCGGCTCTGGAAGAAGTCGCCGCTGAAATTCGCGAGGCCGGCGGCCGCGTCCATACGGTGGCGGGCGATGCCGGTGTTGCCGAAACCCATGACCGGCTTACGGATGCGGCCGAGAGCGTCTTCGGCGGTCTCGATATCGCCGTCAATAATGCCGGGGCGGTCGGGGTCATGAAGCCGCTGGCGGAGATTTCGCCCGAGGAATGGGAGCATGTGTTTAATGTCAATCTCACCTCCGCCTTTCTGGGCGCGCGTTGCCAGATTCCGCCGATGTTGACGCGGGGTGGCGGGTCCATCGTCTTCACCTCGAGCTTTGTCGGTACCAGCGTCGGCATACCGGGCATGACGGCTTATGGGGCTGCGAAGGCGGCGTTGATGGGGCTCGTAAAAGGCGTTACCGCCGACTATGCCGTCAGGGGTATTCGCGCCAACGCGTTGCTGCCCGGCGGGGTCGATACACCTGCCGCCGGAGACGCGGCCCAGAAGGAATGGGCCGCCGGCCTGCATGCGATGAAGCGCATCGCCGAGCCGGAAGAAATTGCGCAAGCCGCGCTTTTCCTCGCCAGCCCGATGGCGAGCTTCGTGGCCGGTTCGGCGCTATTTGCCGATGGCGGTAACGCGGCGGTGAAATAA
- a CDS encoding Do family serine endopeptidase produces the protein MAVTLLSPFRSSIAAVAGIALVAGSLSAPVAARAQSHGPESVADLAEPLLDAVVNISTSQNVKTEGKGPVPPRLPEGSPFQEFFKDYFDSQKPEGGEKVNSLGSGFVIDPAGYVVTNNHVIEGADAIEVIFPNGSKLKATLVGTDTKTDLSVLKVEPKAPLKAVKFGDSRSMRIGDWVMAIGNPFGLGGSLTVGVISARGRNINAGPYDNFIQTDAAINKGNSGGPLFNMKGEVIGINTAIISPSGGSIGIGFAVPTELAQNIVQQLIEFGETRRGWLGVRVQPVTDDVAASLGMDSARGALISGVAKGGPVENGPIQAGDVVLKFDGKDIHEMRDLLRIVAESPVGKEVDVVILRDGKEETVKVKLGQLQDTTDEKAATEDPQAEDGDGGMVAPDDDGGTDDQAQDQTPEVREAPQSVLGMNLVVLSNELRTEKGIAESVEGVLVASVDPGSTAEQKGMKAGDIIVEVGQDFMEVPGDVLVRVNGLKSEGRKNAHMMVADAQGNLRVVALPLE, from the coding sequence ATGGCCGTGACCCTTCTTTCGCCTTTTCGCAGCAGCATTGCCGCAGTCGCGGGCATCGCACTTGTGGCGGGTAGCCTTTCGGCGCCGGTTGCAGCGAGAGCGCAGAGCCATGGGCCGGAATCGGTGGCCGATCTTGCCGAACCGCTTCTTGATGCGGTGGTGAATATTTCGACGTCGCAAAACGTCAAGACCGAGGGCAAGGGCCCCGTTCCGCCGCGTCTGCCGGAAGGGTCGCCCTTCCAGGAATTCTTCAAGGACTATTTCGACAGCCAGAAGCCGGAAGGTGGCGAAAAGGTCAATTCGCTGGGCTCGGGTTTCGTCATCGATCCGGCCGGTTATGTCGTCACCAACAACCACGTCATCGAGGGTGCTGATGCCATCGAGGTGATTTTCCCGAACGGCTCGAAACTCAAGGCGACGCTGGTTGGCACCGATACCAAGACCGACCTTTCGGTCCTGAAGGTGGAGCCGAAAGCGCCGCTGAAGGCGGTCAAGTTCGGCGATTCGCGCAGCATGCGCATTGGTGACTGGGTGATGGCCATCGGCAATCCCTTCGGGCTTGGCGGATCGCTGACCGTCGGTGTCATTTCCGCGCGCGGCCGCAATATCAATGCCGGTCCCTACGACAATTTCATCCAGACGGATGCGGCGATCAACAAGGGCAATTCCGGCGGTCCGCTCTTCAACATGAAGGGTGAGGTGATCGGCATCAATACGGCGATCATTTCGCCGAGCGGTGGTTCGATCGGCATCGGTTTTGCCGTGCCGACGGAACTCGCCCAGAATATCGTGCAGCAGCTGATCGAATTTGGCGAGACGCGTCGCGGCTGGCTCGGTGTTCGCGTCCAGCCTGTTACTGACGATGTGGCCGCGAGCCTCGGCATGGACAGCGCCAGGGGGGCGCTGATTTCCGGCGTGGCCAAGGGCGGGCCGGTGGAAAACGGCCCGATCCAGGCCGGCGATGTCGTGCTGAAATTCGACGGCAAGGATATTCATGAAATGCGTGATCTCTTGCGGATCGTGGCGGAAAGTCCGGTCGGCAAGGAAGTCGATGTTGTGATCCTGCGCGACGGCAAGGAAGAGACCGTCAAGGTCAAGCTTGGCCAACTGCAGGATACCACCGACGAAAAAGCCGCGACCGAAGACCCGCAGGCCGAGGATGGTGATGGTGGGATGGTGGCGCCTGATGATGATGGCGGCACCGACGATCAGGCGCAGGACCAGACGCCGGAAGTGCGCGAGGCGCCGCAGAGCGTTCTCGGCATGAATCTGGTCGTGCTCAGCAATGAGTTGCGCACCGAAAAGGGCATTGCCGAAAGCGTCGAAGGTGTGCTGGTCGCAAGTGTCGATCCCGGTTCGACTGCCGAACAGAAGGGCATGAAGGCTGGCGATATCATCGTCGAGGTCGGTCAGGACTTCATGGAGGTTCCCGGCGACGTTCTGGTCCGGGTCAACGGTCTGAAATCCGAAGGCCGCAAGAATGCACATATGATGGTTGCCGATGCCCAGGGCAATCTGCGCGTTGTGGCGTTGCCGCTGGAGTAA
- the hflC gene encoding protease modulator HflC yields MSNRLTAVLVGLAVLLFLGYSSIFVVNERQQAIVVRFGQIQDVKTAPGLYFKLPFAFMDADRVQYIENRALRFDHDNIRVQVSGGKFYEVDAFVVYRITDARRFRQTVSGDQMSAESRLRTRLDASLRRVYGLRGFESALSDARASMMQEVRDDLRPDAESLGISIVDVRIRRTDLTQEVSQQTFERMKSERLAEAELIRARGNEEAQRRRAIADRQVVELESDARRQSEVLRGEGDAERNKVFGEAFQRDPNFFEFYRSMSAYANSLNGNGTTLVLSPDSTFFRYFNNIDGAAPAAPAAPAPAPAN; encoded by the coding sequence ATGAGCAACCGTCTTACGGCCGTTCTCGTCGGTCTCGCCGTTCTGCTTTTTCTTGGCTATTCGTCGATCTTCGTGGTCAACGAGCGTCAGCAGGCCATCGTCGTTCGCTTCGGTCAGATCCAGGATGTGAAGACGGCGCCGGGCCTCTATTTCAAGCTGCCCTTCGCCTTCATGGATGCCGACCGGGTACAATATATCGAGAACCGGGCGCTGCGCTTCGATCACGACAACATCCGTGTTCAGGTGTCCGGCGGCAAGTTCTACGAGGTCGATGCCTTCGTGGTCTATCGCATCACGGATGCACGCCGCTTCCGGCAGACGGTCTCGGGTGACCAGATGTCGGCGGAATCGCGCCTGCGCACCCGTCTCGACGCATCGCTGCGCCGGGTCTACGGTCTGCGCGGCTTCGAATCGGCGCTTTCGGACGCACGTGCATCGATGATGCAGGAAGTGCGTGACGATCTGCGTCCCGACGCGGAATCGCTCGGCATCAGCATCGTCGATGTCCGCATCCGCCGTACCGACCTGACGCAGGAAGTCTCGCAGCAGACCTTCGAGCGCATGAAGTCGGAACGTCTGGCCGAGGCCGAATTGATCCGCGCCCGTGGTAACGAAGAGGCGCAGCGTCGCCGCGCTATCGCCGACCGTCAGGTCGTCGAGCTGGAATCCGACGCCCGCCGTCAGTCCGAAGTGCTGCGCGGTGAAGGCGATGCGGAGCGCAACAAGGTGTTCGGCGAGGCTTTCCAGCGCGATCCGAACTTCTTCGAGTTCTATCGCTCCATGTCTGCCTATGCCAACTCGCTGAACGGCAACGGCACGACGCTGGTCCTGTCTCCGGATTCGACCTTCTTCCGTTATTTCAACAATATCGACGGCGCGGCGCCTGCTGCTCCGGCCGCACCTGCGCCAGCACCGGCGAACTGA
- the hflK gene encoding FtsH protease activity modulator HflK translates to MPWSNQNGGGGPWGGGGGGNNQGGGGGPWGQGPNRPRGGGGGNNGGPPDLEEIIRRSQDRFKNVLPGGFNGGAVAILVLVVLVFLGIQSVYTVQPDERGVELRFGRPKDEISMPGLHFHLWPIETVEIVKVTEQQQNIGSRASSSSSSGVMLTGDQNIVNVQFSVLYTVSDPKSYLFNVDSPAETLQQVSESAMREVVGRRPAQDIFRDNRQAIAADVRTIIQSTMDGYGAGISINAVAIEDAAPPREVADAFDEVQRAEQDEDRFVQEANQYANQKLGAARGQAAQILEEANAYKSRVVNEAQGEAQRFVSIYDQYRTAPDVTRQRMFLETMEQVLKGSNKIIIDEKQGVVPYLPLNEIMRNNPGAAQQGGN, encoded by the coding sequence ATGCCCTGGAGCAATCAGAATGGCGGCGGCGGCCCTTGGGGCGGCGGCGGTGGAGGAAACAACCAGGGCGGCGGTGGCGGCCCGTGGGGGCAGGGGCCTAACCGGCCTCGCGGCGGCGGTGGCGGCAATAATGGCGGCCCGCCCGATCTCGAAGAGATCATCCGCCGCAGCCAGGACCGTTTCAAGAATGTCCTGCCTGGCGGCTTCAATGGCGGCGCGGTTGCGATCCTCGTGCTTGTCGTTCTCGTTTTTCTCGGCATCCAGTCCGTCTATACCGTTCAGCCGGACGAGCGTGGCGTGGAGCTGCGTTTCGGCCGTCCCAAGGACGAAATCTCGATGCCGGGCCTGCATTTCCATCTGTGGCCGATCGAGACGGTGGAAATCGTCAAGGTCACCGAGCAGCAGCAGAATATCGGCTCGCGCGCCTCGTCTTCCTCGTCGAGCGGCGTGATGCTGACCGGCGACCAGAACATCGTCAACGTCCAGTTCTCGGTGCTCTACACGGTCTCCGATCCGAAATCCTATCTCTTCAACGTCGACAGCCCGGCGGAAACCCTGCAGCAGGTTTCCGAAAGCGCCATGCGTGAAGTGGTTGGCCGTCGTCCGGCACAGGATATTTTCCGTGATAACCGTCAGGCGATCGCGGCGGATGTGCGCACCATCATCCAGTCCACCATGGACGGTTATGGCGCCGGTATCTCCATCAATGCCGTGGCCATCGAAGATGCGGCGCCGCCGCGTGAAGTGGCCGATGCCTTTGATGAGGTGCAGCGCGCCGAACAGGACGAAGACCGCTTCGTTCAGGAAGCCAACCAGTACGCCAACCAGAAGCTCGGTGCCGCACGCGGTCAGGCCGCGCAGATCCTCGAAGAGGCGAACGCCTACAAGTCGCGCGTCGTCAACGAGGCACAGGGTGAGGCACAGCGCTTCGTCTCCATCTATGACCAGTATCGCACGGCGCCTGATGTAACCCGTCAGCGCATGTTCCTGGAAACCATGGAGCAGGTGCTCAAGGGTTCCAACAAGATCATCATCGACGAGAAACAGGGCGTGGTGCCTTATCTGCCTCTGAACGAGATCATGCGCAACAATCCGGGCGCAGCACAGCAGGGAGGCAACTGA
- a CDS encoding dihydrofolate reductase, translating to MSGPRVTLIVAVSENGVIGRDLDMPWKLSTDLKRFKAMTMGKPLIMGRKTFLSVGERPLPGRPHIIISRNADYRPDGVDVVSSLDEAFKLAKTKAAALGVDEIFVAGGGEIYRQAMPFADQLSVTHVAVKLDGDTFFPEIDPAVFEKIEESAVLAGEKDNYPVLFTTYVRRAASK from the coding sequence ATGAGCGGGCCACGTGTCACCCTCATCGTCGCGGTTTCGGAAAACGGTGTCATTGGCCGCGACCTCGACATGCCGTGGAAGCTTTCCACCGATCTGAAGCGCTTCAAGGCGATGACGATGGGCAAGCCGCTCATCATGGGCCGCAAGACGTTCCTGTCGGTCGGTGAACGTCCTTTGCCGGGGCGGCCGCATATCATCATCAGCCGCAATGCGGATTATCGGCCTGACGGCGTGGATGTCGTTTCGTCGCTGGATGAGGCGTTCAAGCTTGCAAAGACGAAGGCTGCGGCGCTGGGTGTGGACGAGATTTTTGTTGCCGGCGGCGGCGAAATTTACCGTCAGGCCATGCCCTTCGCCGATCAACTTTCCGTCACCCATGTCGCTGTAAAACTCGATGGCGATACTTTTTTCCCGGAAATCGATCCCGCCGTCTTTGAAAAAATCGAGGAAAGTGCCGTTCTGGCAGGGGAAAAGGACAATTATCCAGTTCTGTTCACCACTTATGTGCGAAGAGCCGCGTCAAAGTGA
- a CDS encoding thymidylate synthase, with product MKQYLDLLRHVMETGSDRGDRTGTGTRSVFGYQMRFDLSEGFPVLTTKKLHLRSIIHELLWFLKGDTNIAYLKENGVSIWDEWADENGDLGPVYGAQWRSWPAPDGRHIDQIALLIEGLKTNPNSRRHIVSAWNPALVDEMALPPCHCLFQFYVSDGKLSCQLYQRSADIFLGVPFNIASYALLTLMVAQVTGLKPGDFVHTLGDAHIYANHFEQARLQMTRTPKALPTMRINPDVKDLFGFKFEDFTLENYEADSSIKAPIAV from the coding sequence ATGAAACAATATCTCGATCTTCTCCGGCATGTCATGGAAACCGGCTCCGACCGCGGAGACCGCACCGGCACGGGTACGCGCTCGGTCTTCGGTTACCAGATGCGCTTCGACCTTTCCGAAGGTTTTCCGGTTCTCACCACCAAGAAGCTGCATCTGCGCTCCATCATCCATGAATTGCTGTGGTTCCTGAAGGGCGATACCAATATCGCCTATCTCAAGGAAAACGGCGTTTCCATCTGGGACGAATGGGCCGACGAGAACGGCGATCTCGGCCCGGTCTATGGTGCGCAGTGGCGTTCCTGGCCGGCGCCGGACGGCCGCCATATCGACCAGATCGCGCTTCTGATAGAGGGTCTGAAGACCAACCCGAATTCCCGTCGCCACATCGTTTCGGCGTGGAACCCGGCGCTGGTGGACGAAATGGCGCTGCCGCCCTGTCACTGCCTGTTCCAGTTCTATGTTTCCGATGGAAAGCTGTCCTGTCAGCTCTATCAGCGCTCTGCCGATATCTTCCTCGGCGTACCGTTCAACATCGCCTCCTATGCGCTGCTGACGCTGATGGTGGCGCAGGTCACGGGCCTGAAGCCGGGTGATTTCGTTCATACGCTGGGTGACGCGCATATCTATGCCAATCATTTCGAGCAGGCGCGGCTGCAGATGACCCGCACGCCGAAGGCCCTGCCGACGATGCGCATCAACCCTGACGTAAAGGACCTTTTCGGCTTTAAGTTCGAAGACTTTACGCTTGAGAACTACGAAGCCGATTCAAGCATCAAGGCGCCGATCGCGGTATGA
- a CDS encoding DUF2853 family protein: MTDYLADVKKYDAAADEAVVGKIVKHLGIALRNRDSSLVSASDPEELARVKASWCGKKLGITDDSADKAIDAVCKIMAGDRSKSRVTFYYLVAKELGKLQSL; encoded by the coding sequence ATGACTGACTATCTCGCAGATGTGAAGAAATACGACGCAGCAGCCGACGAAGCCGTGGTCGGCAAGATCGTCAAACATCTCGGCATTGCCTTGCGCAACCGGGATTCCTCGCTGGTGTCCGCTTCCGATCCGGAAGAACTTGCGCGCGTCAAGGCGAGCTGGTGCGGCAAGAAGCTCGGTATCACCGACGATAGCGCCGACAAGGCGATCGACGCCGTCTGCAAGATCATGGCAGGTGACCGCTCCAAGTCGCGCGTGACCTTCTATTATCTTGTGGCCAAGGAACTGGGTAAGCTCCAGTCGCTGTGA